From the Deinococcus aquaticus genome, one window contains:
- a CDS encoding spore coat protein U domain-containing protein has product MHLNTVPFLLAATLLSGAVAASPANAPVAVNATVTDACEITAADQILFNYQAATSTAATGSGKVSVRCNLDSSPFLGYWDDTQWNANGSIDLMNGANKLNVVLTTDIDPTLVPSNPADGSRYTYGLTATAAAQQWTAPNGSYSAVVDYYIGW; this is encoded by the coding sequence ATGCACCTGAATACAGTTCCCTTCCTCCTGGCCGCCACCCTGCTGAGCGGAGCGGTGGCTGCCAGCCCCGCCAACGCCCCGGTCGCCGTGAACGCCACCGTGACGGATGCCTGCGAAATCACAGCGGCCGACCAGATCCTGTTCAACTACCAGGCAGCCACCTCGACGGCCGCCACCGGTTCCGGCAAGGTCAGCGTGCGCTGCAACCTGGACTCCAGCCCGTTCCTGGGCTACTGGGACGACACCCAGTGGAATGCCAACGGCAGCATCGATCTGATGAACGGCGCCAACAAACTGAACGTGGTGCTCACCACCGACATCGACCCCACGCTGGTCCCCAGCAACCCTGCTGACGGCAGCCGCTACACCTACGGCCTGACGGCGACGGCAGCGGCGCAGCAGTGGACAGCCCCGAACGGTTCGTACAGCGCTGTCGTTGACTACTACATCGGCTGGTAA
- a CDS encoding response regulator, with protein MDTIDRPIRLQLVEDHDLTRFGLRMLLSAQPDFQVTAEARTAEEGLEGLARFEVDVVLMDINLPGMDGIHAAQEVRRVRPDAQVVMFTASNRRDQLFAALASGAVAYCLKSAPPEVMFQAIRSAASGAVFFDPESARHLLHTVQGSAPLAPLTERDMAILRLVADGNANKDIAAALGISVGLVKKHIGEILEKLQATDRTQAAIKAFRAGLI; from the coding sequence ATGGACACGATTGACCGCCCTATCCGCCTGCAACTGGTCGAGGATCACGACCTGACCCGCTTTGGCCTGCGCATGCTGCTGTCCGCACAGCCGGACTTTCAGGTCACCGCTGAGGCCCGCACCGCCGAGGAGGGTCTCGAGGGGCTCGCGCGGTTCGAGGTGGACGTCGTCCTGATGGACATCAACCTGCCCGGCATGGACGGCATTCACGCGGCGCAGGAGGTGCGCCGGGTCCGGCCGGACGCGCAGGTGGTGATGTTCACGGCGTCCAACCGGCGCGATCAGCTGTTCGCGGCGCTCGCGTCGGGGGCGGTGGCGTACTGCCTGAAGTCCGCGCCGCCGGAGGTGATGTTCCAGGCGATCCGTTCGGCCGCGTCGGGCGCGGTGTTCTTCGATCCGGAAAGTGCGCGGCACCTGCTGCACACCGTGCAGGGCAGCGCGCCCCTGGCCCCCCTAACCGAGCGGGACATGGCCATCCTGCGGCTCGTGGCGGACGGCAACGCGAACAAGGACATTGCCGCTGCGCTGGGCATCAGTGTCGGCTTGGTGAAAAAGCACATCGGTGAGATCCTGGAGAAACTCCAGGCCACGGACCGCACCCAGGCGGCCATCAAGGCCTTCCGGGCGGGCCTGATCTGA
- a CDS encoding sensor histidine kinase, whose amino-acid sequence MRRAPPATSDLLRLLDQPEQAPIARATLITVVVVVIVDALTPTSLPMAVGLAPLPFASLIGRSERLTSRLTALSVLGSAAAGTLDVLRSGLDPQVILMRLGVTLLVLLAGIWATWQARQGTVTRAEPMTLPVLEGDVLPAERAAQMLAYLSGARGHQVHRVENAREWAERQPLAGQMDPGRRRLFQPPGTRLHEPPAAGRTVWQTAAGHVLVRFAQPGQRDLLVELTRPNAPTSFIEDAARVLQLQLERAALVSQVHTQRELLRDLVYAFSHDLRTPITANILHSEAALGGLYGPLSPELAEFLRHSQQGNRDLLTVSDQLMLLAEYESGDLTGEADGTVDLDGVIRSVISDVQVRGRERGIHFELDLQACQVIGHAYDLRRAVQNLLENAMKFSPQGVFVKVTLRAQGASAVVEVMDQGPGVPEGQVPHLFKRFRTSTRGSGTGFGLYLTRRIAERYGGTVTYARSGSDHPWTVFQLCLPLYLPPAPH is encoded by the coding sequence ATGCGGCGCGCGCCACCCGCCACCAGCGACCTGCTGCGCCTGCTCGACCAGCCCGAGCAGGCACCCATCGCGCGGGCCACGCTGATCACGGTGGTGGTCGTGGTGATCGTGGACGCCCTGACCCCCACCTCGTTGCCGATGGCGGTAGGGCTCGCGCCACTGCCGTTCGCGTCTCTGATCGGGCGCTCCGAGCGGCTCACGTCGCGCCTGACGGCGCTGTCCGTGCTCGGCAGCGCCGCCGCCGGTACGCTGGACGTGCTGCGCAGCGGCCTGGACCCGCAGGTAATCCTGATGCGTCTGGGCGTCACGCTCCTTGTCCTGCTGGCGGGCATCTGGGCGACGTGGCAGGCGCGGCAGGGGACCGTCACGCGCGCCGAACCGATGACGTTACCTGTTCTGGAGGGCGACGTACTGCCAGCCGAGCGGGCCGCGCAGATGCTGGCGTACCTGTCCGGGGCGCGCGGTCATCAGGTGCACCGGGTCGAGAATGCCCGCGAGTGGGCTGAACGTCAGCCACTGGCCGGTCAGATGGACCCTGGCCGGCGCCGCCTGTTCCAGCCGCCGGGCACGCGTCTGCATGAGCCGCCGGCAGCGGGACGGACCGTCTGGCAGACCGCAGCGGGGCACGTGCTCGTACGTTTCGCACAACCGGGGCAGCGGGACCTGCTGGTGGAACTGACGCGCCCGAATGCGCCCACATCGTTCATCGAGGACGCCGCGCGCGTGCTGCAACTACAGCTGGAACGCGCTGCGCTGGTCAGTCAGGTGCATACGCAGCGTGAGTTGCTGCGGGACCTCGTGTACGCCTTCTCGCACGACCTGCGCACGCCCATCACCGCGAACATCCTGCATTCGGAAGCGGCGCTCGGGGGGCTGTACGGGCCGCTGTCACCGGAACTGGCGGAGTTCCTGCGGCACTCGCAACAGGGGAACCGGGACCTGTTGACCGTATCGGATCAACTGATGCTGCTGGCCGAGTACGAGAGCGGCGACCTGACCGGCGAGGCGGACGGCACCGTGGACCTGGACGGCGTGATCCGCAGCGTGATCAGTGACGTGCAGGTGCGTGGGCGCGAGCGGGGCATTCACTTCGAGCTGGACCTGCAGGCCTGTCAGGTGATCGGGCACGCGTACGACCTGCGCCGGGCCGTGCAGAACCTGCTGGAGAACGCCATGAAGTTCAGCCCGCAGGGAGTGTTCGTGAAGGTCACTCTGCGCGCGCAGGGCGCGTCGGCCGTGGTGGAGGTGATGGATCAGGGGCCGGGCGTGCCGGAGGGGCAGGTGCCGCACCTGTTCAAGCGTTTCCGGACGTCCACGCGGGGAAGCGGCACGGGCTTCGGGTTGTACCTGACGCGGCGCATCGCGGAGCGGTACGGGGGAACGGTCACGTACGCGCGGAGCGGATCGGATCACCCGTGGACGGTCTTCCAGCTGTGCCTGCCGCTGTACCTGCCGCCCGCTCCGCACTGA
- a CDS encoding DEAD/DEAH box helicase, whose amino-acid sequence MLPAIGAFVTGVRDGQTGTVTGHEGGRLVVTWPSGHVTRVARADVRCGLSAGQVVQDQPRSLRPSLGEGRVLDVRTLGGREQALVEFWAAGERQWLPWEQLVPVWSAQSLFEQGVTPLPGFAERFRLRHLALALQHWHRTTGALAQVDIDPLPHQLHLVQRILQSGNLNWLIADDVGLGKTIEVGLLLAALRARGLRRFLLVVPAGLTRQWQAELRIRFGMTQAVIYGQDFEISDPAQWPLFEVVIASMDRLKHERQLELVRQSGRWDVVVFDEAHRLSRSLYGLTYQTSERYRLAATLRTLTENVVLLSGTPHQGNLDRFEALLELLRPGPVWRERIARLRLEPQLLAGLVIRNRKADVTDAQGNFIFKGKVTRAVTAPQNEPEEVFDRALRRYLRQGYDASRENRKAIAIGFVMTIYRKLAASSVTAIQGALERRLLRLQRQEQAAVQPVPTQPDDPDDSSPFVESEEQVSGTRSEFFSGETEMLRGLISLARELRAHDTKLQAFTQTLIGGILAGNPDERVLIFTEYRSTQDYLVQTLERLAPGRVDVIHGGQNLEERAAAIAHFEDAGQFLVSTEAGGEGFNLQRRCHVLVNYDLPWNPMRLVQRVGRLYRYGQERPVVVFNLSVAGSLDDEILRQMYTRLDAVAADLASVADEYREGLQEDIVGEVASFLNVSAILAEAATHTPSRTQARIEEALERARQAARQQDDLLRHSSGFDPDALRGELPVGEAHLTAFVDGMFEQLGVTVTHRLHAGQVWEIKLPEDLQRQLNLKQNQRVAFNRLSASKHKATLLDSRSPLLSALLETAGTYAFSGHVAQTPLGEGGTACATLRWQDDRGRPLSERFVVLQRQQDGVTVNPPAFSRHLLQPAADTPGMPMLTPEAWPDFERALHDLLAASASDDLHPAGYLVTGVAWNAD is encoded by the coding sequence ATGCTCCCGGCGATCGGGGCGTTCGTCACGGGCGTCCGGGACGGGCAGACCGGCACGGTCACCGGGCATGAGGGGGGCCGGCTGGTCGTGACGTGGCCGTCCGGGCACGTGACGCGCGTGGCCCGGGCGGACGTCCGCTGCGGCCTGAGCGCCGGGCAGGTCGTGCAGGATCAGCCGCGCAGCCTGCGCCCATCCCTCGGGGAGGGCCGCGTGCTGGACGTGCGGACCCTCGGCGGGCGGGAACAGGCCCTGGTGGAGTTCTGGGCGGCCGGGGAGCGGCAGTGGTTGCCGTGGGAGCAGCTCGTGCCCGTCTGGAGCGCCCAGTCCCTGTTCGAGCAGGGCGTGACGCCCCTGCCGGGCTTCGCGGAGCGCTTCCGGCTGCGGCACCTGGCGCTGGCGTTGCAGCACTGGCACCGCACGACGGGCGCGCTGGCGCAGGTGGACATCGACCCGCTGCCGCACCAGTTGCACCTCGTGCAGCGCATCCTGCAGAGCGGGAACCTCAACTGGCTCATCGCGGACGACGTCGGGTTGGGCAAGACGATCGAGGTGGGACTGCTGCTCGCCGCGCTGCGGGCGCGGGGCCTGCGCCGCTTCCTGCTGGTCGTCCCGGCGGGCCTGACCCGGCAGTGGCAGGCGGAACTCCGCATCCGTTTCGGGATGACCCAGGCGGTGATCTACGGGCAGGACTTCGAGATCAGCGACCCCGCCCAGTGGCCGCTGTTCGAGGTGGTGATCGCCTCCATGGACCGCCTGAAACACGAGCGGCAACTGGAACTCGTGCGGCAGTCGGGCCGCTGGGATGTGGTGGTGTTCGATGAAGCGCACCGCCTCTCCCGTAGCCTGTACGGCCTGACATACCAGACGTCCGAACGCTACAGGCTGGCCGCGACGCTGCGAACGCTGACCGAGAACGTCGTGCTGCTCAGCGGCACGCCGCACCAGGGGAATCTCGACCGCTTCGAGGCGCTGCTCGAACTGCTGCGGCCCGGCCCGGTCTGGCGGGAGCGGATCGCGCGGCTGCGCCTCGAACCGCAGCTGCTCGCGGGGCTGGTCATCCGCAACCGCAAGGCGGACGTGACCGACGCGCAGGGGAACTTCATCTTCAAGGGTAAAGTTACCCGCGCAGTCACCGCGCCGCAGAACGAGCCGGAGGAGGTGTTCGACCGGGCGCTGCGCCGCTACCTGAGGCAGGGCTACGACGCCAGCAGGGAAAACCGGAAAGCCATTGCGATCGGGTTCGTGATGACCATCTACCGCAAACTCGCCGCGTCGAGTGTGACGGCCATCCAGGGCGCCCTGGAACGCCGCCTGCTGCGCCTGCAACGCCAGGAGCAGGCGGCGGTTCAGCCAGTACCCACCCAGCCGGACGACCCGGACGACAGCAGCCCGTTCGTGGAAAGCGAGGAGCAGGTCAGCGGCACCCGCAGCGAGTTCTTCTCCGGCGAGACCGAGATGCTGCGCGGTCTGATCAGCCTCGCGCGGGAACTGCGGGCGCACGACACGAAACTGCAGGCGTTCACGCAGACCCTCATCGGCGGCATCCTGGCAGGCAACCCGGACGAGCGGGTGCTGATCTTCACCGAGTACCGCTCCACGCAGGACTACCTCGTTCAGACCCTCGAGCGGCTCGCGCCGGGCCGCGTGGACGTCATCCACGGCGGGCAGAACCTGGAGGAGCGCGCCGCGGCCATCGCTCACTTCGAGGACGCCGGGCAGTTTCTGGTGTCCACCGAGGCCGGCGGGGAGGGCTTCAACCTGCAGCGCCGCTGTCACGTCCTCGTGAACTACGACCTGCCGTGGAATCCCATGCGGCTCGTGCAGCGCGTCGGGCGCCTCTACCGATACGGGCAGGAGCGACCAGTCGTGGTGTTCAACCTCAGCGTCGCGGGCAGCCTCGACGACGAGATCCTGCGGCAGATGTACACGCGGCTCGATGCGGTCGCCGCCGACCTCGCCTCCGTCGCCGACGAGTACCGCGAGGGCCTGCAGGAAGACATCGTCGGTGAAGTCGCGAGTTTCCTCAACGTGAGCGCCATCCTGGCCGAGGCCGCCACGCACACGCCCAGCCGCACGCAGGCCCGCATCGAGGAAGCCCTTGAACGCGCCCGGCAGGCCGCGCGGCAGCAGGACGACCTGCTGCGCCACTCCAGCGGCTTCGACCCGGACGCCCTGCGCGGCGAACTCCCAGTGGGCGAGGCGCACCTGACCGCGTTCGTGGACGGGATGTTCGAGCAGCTCGGCGTGACCGTCACCCACCGCCTCCACGCAGGTCAGGTCTGGGAGATCAAGCTCCCGGAGGACCTGCAGCGCCAGTTGAACCTCAAGCAGAACCAGCGCGTCGCGTTCAACCGCCTCTCAGCCAGCAAGCACAAAGCCACGCTGCTCGACAGCCGCTCTCCCCTGCTCAGCGCCCTCCTCGAAACGGCCGGAACGTACGCTTTCAGTGGTCACGTCGCCCAGACGCCCCTCGGGGAAGGCGGCACGGCCTGCGCGACGCTGCGCTGGCAGGACGACCGCGGCCGACCCCTTAGTGAACGGTTCGTGGTTCTCCAGCGGCAGCAGGACGGTGTCACAGTCAATCCGCCGGCGTTCAGCCGGCACCTCCTGCAACCCGCCGCAGACACGCCGGGCATGCCGATGCTCACGCCCGAGGCGTGGCCGGACTTCGAACGCGCCCTGCACGACCTTCTCGCCGCCAGTGCCAGCGACGACCTGCACCCAGCCGGGTACCTCGTGACCGGCGTGGCATGGAACGCCGACTGA
- a CDS encoding transposase, with product MPRIPSLPHSIITAQLNRVTSLSGLIPYSTLCKSAISKEMARDSFASTEDFKRRARNAPEGAFLAIDFVMVPHAGRTMEGVNYHYSGQAQTRLGHQFTSAALVRFGEDPVPLLERFKVSQALHTERYPYRTATQEMIHVVQDCLAAGVPMAGLLLDGEFGRDAAVTFSREHQIPVLIRAKANMTVQFEGEGLTLGALSRQFPPERCHLYAEFGWRVRRLSVTREVGGFDVLIVWRKVHGEWTRFFLFSTFGGDVTVRSLLRAWKARWGIEVIHRFFKQNLGLGRCHCRTIQAQENWVWCVVEAFHAVLRVRREVPGMTWRAAQRQAAQNAEKYVLTGMEQDGPLLDAA from the coding sequence ATGCCTCGCATCCCCAGCCTACCGCACAGCATCATCACCGCTCAGCTGAACCGGGTCACCAGCCTCAGTGGCCTCATCCCCTACAGCACCCTGTGTAAAAGTGCCATCTCCAAAGAGATGGCGCGGGACTCCTTCGCCTCCACGGAGGACTTCAAGCGTCGAGCCAGGAACGCGCCGGAGGGCGCGTTCCTGGCCATTGATTTCGTCATGGTGCCCCACGCCGGACGGACGATGGAAGGCGTGAACTACCACTACAGCGGTCAGGCCCAGACCCGTCTGGGCCATCAGTTCACCTCCGCGGCCCTGGTCAGGTTCGGTGAAGATCCAGTTCCGTTGCTGGAGCGCTTCAAGGTTTCCCAGGCCCTGCATACAGAGCGCTATCCTTACCGTACAGCGACTCAGGAAATGATCCACGTCGTCCAGGATTGCCTCGCGGCGGGCGTCCCCATGGCGGGTCTCCTCCTGGATGGGGAGTTCGGGCGGGACGCGGCTGTGACCTTCAGTCGCGAGCATCAGATTCCGGTATTGATCCGTGCCAAAGCCAATATGACCGTGCAGTTCGAGGGTGAGGGACTCACCCTCGGTGCGCTGAGTCGGCAGTTCCCTCCAGAACGCTGCCACCTGTACGCGGAGTTCGGGTGGCGTGTCCGTCGATTGTCGGTCACCCGTGAGGTCGGTGGGTTCGATGTCCTGATCGTGTGGCGCAAGGTGCACGGGGAGTGGACACGGTTTTTCCTGTTCAGCACGTTTGGTGGTGACGTCACGGTTCGCTCACTGCTGCGGGCCTGGAAGGCCCGCTGGGGAATTGAGGTGATTCACCGGTTCTTCAAGCAGAACCTGGGACTGGGACGCTGTCATTGCCGGACGATCCAGGCGCAGGAGAACTGGGTGTGGTGCGTGGTGGAGGCCTTTCACGCGGTGTTACGGGTGCGTAGGGAAGTACCGGGAATGACGTGGCGGGCCGCACAACGGCAGGCAGCTCAGAATGCCGAAAAGTACGTCCTGACCGGGATGGAGCAGGACGGCCCCCTGCTTGACGCCGCGTGA
- a CDS encoding DUF6444 domain-containing protein yields MNETPCPNCERLEARIRELEAQIAALLKRLQELEGRQAKNSHTSNQPPSQDKPWQPKSERQKTGRSSGAQPDHPGTTLKISVHPDHTVHLPVTGHCTCGQVWDDVPVDTQVARQVHDLPAWQLQVTEYRADVKICPGCHHRQRAPFPTHVTAQVQYGPPRVSTGEGIATSTKAQEAGA; encoded by the coding sequence ATCAACGAGACTCCCTGCCCAAACTGTGAACGACTCGAGGCACGTATCCGTGAGCTCGAAGCGCAGATTGCGGCCCTCCTGAAACGCCTTCAAGAGCTCGAAGGACGTCAGGCCAAGAACAGCCACACGTCCAATCAGCCACCCAGTCAGGACAAACCCTGGCAGCCCAAGAGTGAGCGCCAGAAGACCGGCCGGTCTTCTGGCGCTCAGCCAGATCACCCCGGCACGACCCTCAAGATATCGGTCCATCCCGACCACACGGTCCATCTCCCGGTCACCGGACACTGTACCTGCGGACAGGTCTGGGACGACGTTCCAGTCGACACTCAGGTCGCTCGACAGGTCCATGACCTCCCAGCGTGGCAACTTCAGGTCACCGAATACCGCGCCGACGTCAAAATCTGCCCTGGCTGTCATCACCGGCAGCGAGCACCCTTCCCGACGCACGTCACGGCTCAGGTGCAGTACGGTCCACCAAGAGTTTCCACAGGCGAGGGAATAGCGACCAGCACGAAGGCCCAGGAGGCAGGGGCTTGA